From Oenanthe melanoleuca isolate GR-GAL-2019-014 chromosome 4, OMel1.0, whole genome shotgun sequence:
GAAATGCCAGCCAAAAGTGCCTACAGGTACCTCAAAATAAAGAACTACACGTGTTCTGAGATGTTGGTTTATCGTATTTGCCCGTAATCTGAGCACAGTGCTTTCCCAGATCAAGGCAAAGCTTGCAGTCTTGAAGTGAGAGGAAAGGTGGAGCAACATCTTCTTCCTGGAAAGCCTGGATTGAAAATGAACCACATTCAGTGTTATATTTCTCCTGTAATTGCAGGTAGTTTTCCTCCTTCGGATGTAAGGTACCGTTATGTGAGAAAAgcttctgatttttctttattcagtCAGGGACAGTTCAAAGATTGTCATGCCTAAAGCATGCATCTGGTTGAGATCTCACTGAGATCTGACACAAAAACCAAGGAAACAGCCCAGCCACCTGGTGATTTCCTCTGGGCAAGAAGACTTGGCTCACAAACACCCACAGGGGCAAAGAAGGGAAGTGATCTGAAGGAGTAGAGTCAGCAGTGCCTAGGGATTCAGTTTGGAGGTATGTGAGTCAAAGAGTCTTTTCTAAAGTTGAGAAATGAACAGCCCCAGCAATTCCTCTGTTGCTTTTCAAGgagtaactttttttcctttaacctTTTGGGTTTTCCCAGTTAAATTTTTAACATGTAATGGCTCTCTTACTGTAAAACCCAAGACCTTCTTAAAACTGTTGCTGAGATGTTTAAAATGTTCCTACAGAAAGGAGTTGTCCTGCTTCCATGTGGGTAACAGAGCTGTTTGTGTTCACAGATGTCCATGGACAGGAGGACCCACGTAATAAATGCCAGCCTCAGCCATCAGAGCTGCatttgggctgctgctgcactgggaggATGAGGATTGTTGGAACAGAAGCTGTCTGGGAGGCAGGAAAGGGTGAAGGAGGTGCCCCAGGTGCTGAAATGTCCACTCATCTCCTCCTCAGGTGGCTCAGTCATGGATGGGACCTGgttccctctttccttcctgGGGGGAACCACATTCCACATAGCTGTCCCTGTCTGTTTGTGCCTCTGTTTGTACCTCCCCAGCCTCAAACCAgttaaaaaagtgttttaagCCCTCTTCAGGCCAATGGAGCAGATGGGGAAGGGGTTTAGCTGTGGATATATCCCCACAGTTTTTCTGCAGAGGTAACAGACCCCATGTGTGTCCCACACaagggaaaaggcagaaaatcaCATGTACTGAAAGCTCCAGGCAAGAGGATTTATTAATGCTCCGTCCTCTGATGTCAGCCAGAGTTTGTGACCCTTATTTGACACCAAAGAACCCAGCATAAAGGCCCAAATTCAGGGAAGCTTTCACCTCCCCTCTGCCGTGCACCTGAGGCTGAGCTTTAAAAAAACTGCTGTGCTTCTGAGAGAAATGGGTATTTGATGGAATATCTCATACTGCCAGTGTCCTGGGAGTGAGATATTCAAGGGAGTTCAAGTTTTTTGGAGGTATTGTTGGATGGGGCAGGGTTGGTCTCAGGTCTAAGAGCCCTCTTAGGACTTGggaaatttctttccatttcctcaTCCATCCTGAACTTCTCTGTTTTCATCTGCTGTAAGATTGGAtagcagcacatccctgcttcCTGGGAATGATGTGGGGATCAATATGCTGCTACTAAGGAAGGGTAAAAGCACTGAGTTGCTGTAATGACCCTGAAAGAATTGTAAAACTCtagaaaaatgcatctttatAAAAGTAAAAACCAATCCATTGGAATGCAGCATTAAATACACTGTCACTCACCCCCAGcctggtttttccttttcctgcacGAGCTCTTCCACACATTGCCACTGCTCCTGCCATTGGAGCCTATGACCTGTATAAAACAGGACTCTTGCAGCACACGCTGGAGTTTCAACCACGTGTTTTCCTTCAGAGAGCACCTCTGCCTCGGCACTAGAAACCTTGTCAGTGTTgtgttttgcagaaataaataaataaaggagcAAACGAAAATGTCATATACATAAATATGCCACAATAAGTTTAGTCTCTGGATCAAAGTGCTGAAAACGACACAGCTTTGAAACAGAAAGGGAGGAATCAAAATTACACATCCCTGCTCATCAGCCCGGGTGCCAGCTGTTTAACGGAGCCGTGCGTACTGTGGCTGATTAAATGAAAACGTTTTAACAGCTGtctaaaagaaggaaaaccctctccccaccttcccagggctgccttGTGTCCCATCCCCACAGGCTGCCTGGGACAGCTCGATCCCATGTCTGACATGTCCCTGTTCATCAGCACATGTGTGGGGCCACTGGGatgcagggctgccctgggatcACCCaaaggacaggcagcaggatCCTTGGAGAGGAACCTCACTGAGTCCTGGTGCCATTCCCGGCAAACCTGCATGGAGGCAAGAGCCCATCAGCTGTCTGGCTCTAATCCAGACTCTTCCAtgagctggaagtgctgctgcccGGGCCAGGGAGacaaagcagctcagctgcGTGGGGGAAGAGGCTCTGGTCTTCATATCCAGGCCAAACACAGCATATCCGAcctccccagcagggaggaggctTTGCAGAAGAGAGAAAGCTTCAGGTACTGGTGGGTAGTCTCTGGtggctgcatccctgccagTCTGCAGAACCAGCTGGGAGCCATTCTCCAGCCTGGGGCCAAGCAGCACTCTGTGACAGCTGATTCCCTTCCTCTATTCCCCTGCCTCCCAAAACTGCGTGGGCACCACTCAGCAGCCTGCTTGGAGCaggcactgtccccagcccgtAGCCAGGCATTGCTTGGGAGGGGATTCACTGGCTCCAGCCACTGTCTGTGGCCAGCCtggtgccctgccctgcttccttccctgctgcaggcacagccaggagatgCTGACCTGTGATGCTATCCCAGGCTTCAGAGGGTCTGATCTGGGTGCCTGCAAGGATCCCATGCCCTCAGCTTGACTGGGAGGGTGGTAAGACACCTTTTGCAGTAGAAATTCGGGAGGGTTAGTATAAAGCATCAGATGTGTAAATTCACAGTCATGTTCAAAGACACTGCATCTTAATATTCTATTCTTAAATAATCTGTAtttctaaaaggaaaagcaatcaGGAAAGACATTTTACAACTCAGGTTGTAAAAACTATTTCATAAGGCAAcactttttgtctttttttaaataacaccTGCTGTGTCTGTATGTTTGTGTGTATCTGTGGGGTGGAGGTTTGCCCAAGCCCTTCTTATCACACCCTTCTTTGGCCCAGGGGCCTCTCTTCTGCTGCCCAGTGCACATCGCCACACGTGTCACTGCCAGGAGCCACCCCACAAGGGTGTCCAGGGTGAGAATAGGACATGGTTCATTTGCTGCTGCACATCCACAAGTTCTGCCAACAAAATGTGGCAAGAAATTGAACTGCTTTTTACTTTTGTTaaagctgcagccactgctgctaTAAAATGGTGTGGTCATAACATGAGACTCTTCCATGGGTTTCCCTCCCCATCTGACACGGGCGAGTCTTTGTTTGGCATCCTGGTTTGGAACAGCTTTGTTCAATACAGACAAAGCAATCTCACTGTAATTGTCCTCCCTAAAAATGTGCATTCTCAAAGTTTATCTTGCCTACTTCCATGgttttctcttcaaaataatGTAGTGCCACATGCAAGAGAAAAGCTATGAGGAAGTGAAAAGATGGGTAAGAAAGGTCTTCCCATCACACAACCAGCCTTCCTCCACTCCAACAGGCCACCCACGTGTGCCCACACACATCCTGAGAGGACTctgtccccaaatgccacacACAGATGGACAAAGTGAACAGCTCAGGGCAATGTGCCACTGTGCTGAGGCTCCTGTGTGCTCCTGGTGACAATCGCCAAGGGCACATCTGCAAGCACAGCCCGTCAGTCACCCTCGGGCCGCCTGGTGGCTCTTTGTGCCTACCCACGGCGGTGTTCTCGCTCACTCTTCCTCTGCCCGGAGAGTTTTGGGGAGCAGTACAGAAGTGGTGACTCTAGGACAGGTCATCTCCAGGCTCTAGGACTGGGACACCTCATGCTAGAGCATGCCAAGTGTAGAAGATGTGTCCAGCTGGTCAGGAGCAGCCATATGCATgtgaggggcagggctggatgtgcTCTGATGGGGAGCATCTCTGGGTGAGggcaccagtgctgagcagggctggatcaCACGTGGCTGCTTACACATCACACTTCTAGGGAAAATACGCCGGGTGCCCGTGTGTCCCTGGCACCGCGGGGTGAAGGGAAGCTTTGACAGAAGCCTGTGTGAAAGGCCACTTGGAGCCCCTGCGGGGGCTACCGGGCTGCAGCGGGGTTTGAAAGGCTGCTGAGATCTGCAGCAATCCCCTCACcgcagcccctctgccctggccctTGCCCTGCACGCCCTGGGGGTCCCGGGGCCCAAGGGCGCCTCCCATGGGTGGTGAGTCCCTCCTGAAGTGCCGGTGCCCTCCGGGGCAGCGGGCAGCCCTCACAGAGCCTCGGGGCGGGCACTGCGGGGCTCCTTTCCTCATCCCCGGGGGCAGCGGCCCCGTGGCACGCCTGTCACCGCCGCCTCCTCCCCGTTATTTACATCCGTCTTTAGCAGTCTAATTACCCGCTTTATTGCTTTCGCCCGGGGGAAGCCCGGGGACGGCGGCGCAGGGGAGGACCGGGGGAGGagggacacagagctcagccGGGGCTGCCCCCACACCCCCACAGGCGCCTGGTATGGCAGGATTTGGGGCGGGGAGGGGCCGAGCCGGGCCCCGGAGCCCGCGGGGGGCCGCAGGGCGCTGCCCCACAGCCCGCCCTCAGGCCCTCAGGCCCTCAGGGCGGCTGCGCGCCTTGCACAAACGCGGGCTCCtccaggagagaggggaaaaaaaaaaaagaaaaaaaaaaagaaaaaaggcgACAGGATAGATGGATTTTCAGATAAGCAGCGGAGGTAATTTATTGGCCTTTATGCTCTTCCGATGGAGTTGGGGGGAGGCGGCGGAGTCACGTCTGCACATCATTAACCGGGTTTGCTCCGCCTCGGCCAGAGCGGCTCCCCAGGAGCgagcccgggccgggcccggcgccgCCTGAGGGGCCACCCTGAGGGGCCACCGTGCCCGGGGTGCTGCTCGCCCGGCCCgggggcagcccctgcctctcCCCGCTCATCCAGGTTGTCCGCGGCGCGCTCGCTCCTCCAAACTCATCTAAATTACATCAATAACAGAGCGCACTCTTTAATGAGCTCTCAACTTTAAAGACTTGAAGGATATTAACAAGCCGCTTGACAAATGGTGCTTAGAAGCACATTAAAGACGCTGCTAATGGAGCGCATAATGACGGCTAATTTTCGATCAGATATAAATTAGAGCCCCAACAGTTATTTGCCTTAAGGACTTTATGTAAATGATCCTGTTCTGTATAAACGGGGAGgcgagcccagcccagccccgccgcgccgccgaGCGATGCCGCGGCCCCGACGGggagcgcggccccggcccAGCGCCGCAAAAACCCCGCCAGCCGCGCACAGCGGCCCCGGCTTTcccggggcggggggaggaggaggcCGAAGGCTCCTTtcccggggctgggggcggctGTGCCGCTGCGggggcagtgcccagagctcgcaggagcccagagcagcccgGCCGAGCAGGGGCAGGGGCCGGGATCCATCTGCGGAGCCTCATCCCGCACACACGCCGCTCCCGGGGTGTCCCGGCTGCTCCCGGCGCGCTCCGAGCGCCTCTTTTTTCCCTCCGCTGTTTTCGTTCGGGGGTCGTGGCCAGTTTGGGGGCagggttttggttggtttgttcGTTTAGGTTGGtttctttatatttcttcttgcttttaacatttttttctttttttttttttgccaacaAGTGCCAGCTGAGGGCCCGGCCCCGGGCCAGGGAAGGCGTGACCTGCCCCGCGCAGCGGCCGCGGCTCCTGCCCGCCcacccccggccctgcccggcctcCGGGATGCTCCTGCACGGAGGAGCCGTGTCAGCAGGTCAGCAactcccctgccctgggaaggggGTCCCGGCTGTCTGGGGGAACCCGCGGATTTTCCAGGGGGATGTTTTAGGCTGGTGGGCTGTGATTCTTTTTCCGTCCCCCACCCCCGCCCCGCTGACTCGCGGAGTGTCCTCTGTTCCCTCCAAGCCCCTCCTTTACCTTTGCGGGGCGCGCAGAGCCGCAGCCGCGGGGCGGGTTCACCTCCTGCGCCGCCGGGCTCCCTCCTCCGGCAGGGCTCGAGGGTCTCACCTGCCAAAATAACAACAACCATAAAGAAGGGAGGGGAACGCTGTCCCCCATCCTCTCCATCCCGGTCACCGCTCCGGGATCACAAAGCAGCCGGGCTGTCCAGGGagtgggcactgctggggtttCCCCCGagagaggatttggggagggaaaaCGACGAGCCGCCCCGCTGGAGGCCGTACTCAcccgggcggccccggggctgcGCCTCCTGCTCCGCGCTCGCCGCCCCGATCCATCGATTTGTTCCTGGAAAAACGCGGCGCATTCTTATAGCAGCTACGAGTAATTAATATTGCATTAaccctatttaaaaaaaaaaaaaaaaaaaaaaaaaaaaaaaaaaaaaaaaaaaaaaaaaaaggggaaaacccGCACCCCGGCAAAGCCATTTATTATTAACGCGAGGGTAATTGGAGACCCGAGACGCGGATGCGTGCGTGTCGTGGGGCAAGGCAGGCAAACACAGGCGTGACAGTGTGGCGGGAAGGAAGGGGAGCCGAGGGTGgctaatatttaatttcaggtCTGTGGTTTTCTAATTCGAGATTAAAAGCAGTCACGTCTTTGAAGCCAGACACTTGGTGTAAATGTACAGTTAAAATATTCTATTCCACAGTCCCCAGACAGAGCTCTGCTACTCCCAGGcttcattaaattttaattatcatCCCAGACTGGAGCAAGGAAAGAGGGGGAAGACTGTCCACCTAATTGCAATTGATAAAGGCAAAGAAGCCGAGATATTTTTCCTCGCCGTGCACGCACAgcagttgtttttgtttttgttgttgttttttaatgcGGGCAAAGCCCAGCGAGAGCAGCGTGAGCATCTCCGCCTATAGATCTGCTGTTTACAAAAGATGCACGTGAAGAAAAGCCGGGAAGTGATGCTGTAAATGGGTGTTGGGGAGAGGGGGGGGCTCCTGGAGGATCTGGCGAAAGATCAACGGAATAGACGAGAACCCTCATTAGAGCTCGTCAGCTTATTGTCTCCCAAAACAAAGCGCGCTGGTGCCTCAGCCCTGCTCGGCCCGGGCAGCGGAAGGGCTGCCCTGGTGCCCGGCCCGGTTCTCCCGGATCCCGGGCACCTCTGCACCCCCACACACCCCTCAGCCCCCCGGCTCTTCCGTGCCTTTTCGTTTGTTAATCATCTGTAAGCGCGGGACCGGCAGGTACTGGGAGAAGTCGGCTAATTGCCCCAGGTTTTTAATTTGGCAAACTAGAGAGCGAGCTATCTCCAGGCAGTAAAcggtaaaaaataaaacccactGCGTTTGCTTTCTAAGCAGCTTCCTATTATCACATCGccacttaattttatttccattctctCCAAGTTAAATAGAAAGCCCAGCTCACAGGGGAGCTGCCATGTGCCTACAGACTGGGGATGTCAAGCAGAGAGACTCACAGTGCAAAGTTAATTTCAATTCCCGAGGAGGATTTCACATTCTCGCTCGCTCTGACCCACAGTAATTAGCTGAGATAACTAATGATTACTTACTTATTCCTTGTAATTATCTGGATTTAATAATTCGCTGTGTAATTTATTAATTCGCCCGTAATAGCCTTTAAGTGAATGGCTCATTTAAGAGGGCGCAGCGGCGGTTCAGGGGCTGTTCGCCGCTCGCTGCCTTCGCCTGCTCACggtctgggggggctctggTGCTTTCGGGGCTCAGTCTGGCCCCCGACGGCCGCTTCCATGCTCCCTCCAGCCCTACCTCCCCTCCTAGAACGAGCCCTCGGGGCACGGGGCAGGGAGGCATTTCTCTCCTGGGGCGTCCCGGCGGGGCAGCGCCACCCCTTCCCAAAAAGCTGCGGATGGAGGAACGGGCAGCCCGCCCGGGGAGCTGAGCCCTGCGCTGCGGGGACCGCGACAGCGACAAGGGCTGGcgggcagggtggggacaccGACGAGGCCACGGCGCCTGTGCCCGCCGGACCTGGGGACACCCGGCCCTACCTCCGCGCCCGCGGAGCCGCCGGCACCCTCGGCGTGCCCGGGCGGCTttgaagctgcagctggagctggtggctgggcggaaatatgaatatttaatCGCGGATCGTGTATGATctccctcccccctccctggTCCGCCGCCGTcggtttttttcccccccccccggCTTTTGTGAGAGCAGCGCGGGGAAAttacttttcccttttcaaatgTGGGGGTCGTTTCCTTGCCTCAGCCTGCGGGGCACCCTCGGCCCCCCCTCGCCGGGTGGGACACAGAGCGGGGACACCCCAGAGCCCCGTGTCCCCGTCCCCGCGCTCAGGCACGGCCCAgccgggagctgtccctggtgctgtcccGGCGCTCCCCGGCCCGCTCGCCTCTGCCCAGAGGCGGCCCGGAGCTCGGGCAGAGGCTGGCGGTGGAAAAACAAGAAGCAGCAAACGCGCTTTGCCAAGAAAACgtaaaaaaatcctgttttcttttttttttaatgaaagacgatttaacaacatttaaaaataacttagTACATTACTAGAATAAATAAACCTCCTATTaactaaacaaaaacaacaaaataaattaaaaaaaaaaacaagcgAAAACCAACGAAATCGGGTCATGTACAGAACTTAAGACTTCAAACAGTCTCAGATAGAACAGCGATACAGCGAAATCTGTAAGAATATATCTATATGTGCGTCAACGCCAATGAAATATTTACAATACATACAAGTACCCAACCGAGTACCCTCAGTTTATTGTTGTTCCAAAAAGAAATGTACTAAACCGGTTGTGAATTTACAAGCAGTGCAGCCTCGCTCGCTCCCCATTCCCTACAAATTTTAATTTGGCTTTTCTACAAGCATACTTTcaaaaagggacttttcctCCGTGGAAAAGTATTGCAGTTAAAGGTAATAAATAACtgagcaaataaataaataaataaataaccaatCGGAGAGACAAATAAATAACCGAGTCGGTCTTAATACCGTCGCGATACACCTTTGAAATCGAGAAAGACGGATATTGTGCTGGCAAGAAACCCGAAGCGACAgtcccaccccaccccacccccccaGCGCTGTCACCTACGCGGCCACGTCCTTTCTCACTTCGGGAGCAGCGTGTGGTGGGGACAATATGGGAATCCCCATTAAATATGTAACGCCGTAAACAAATACCTCGGACAGTGAATCAGGCTACACAAATAATGTAGGACATCTACTATAGGGTGCCGACGCCGTACGAATAAGAATACTCGCCAGAGAAATACCTTAGGTTCAGGTGACAATTTACAAATGGCCAAAAGGGACATCCAGAAGAAAAGCTCACGTTCATAAATCCTAccaacacaaaatatttgattctcactaacaatttttttttacttttatcaAGACTTAGATTAAAGAGGTGTAATTAGAGCACAAAATGAAGTTGCTAGAGagataaattaataatttacaAGGGGTTGTTTGGCAGTAATCTAATAATAGCTTTTGAAGACCAGTGAACACAGCAGGATCAGCTCTTTCCCTAAGCGTTATAacttcagagaaggaaaaggataaTAACCacagtaaaaatatatatatatttatatatttataatacGCAGTGTAAATGCAGAAAAACCTGccatctgtttatttttaatcattattattattattattattatttaaatcaaaatacttTTGAGACGTCTCTCGCGGTGCGAAGCCTCAACTCTAGATTCAAGTTTGGGTCCCGAGAAAGCCATGACATCGTGGCCACCCCGCTGCCACCCGGGCGAGGTCTGTTAGCAATAAAAACCAGCGGTACTTGCCGGGGCGGGTCCGGGCGCGGCTCCGCGGGGAAGTTCCCCCCGAAAGTtgggcgcggggcgggcggcggggtGGGCTGGGGttgtttggggttgttttcctcctttccttgtTGTTGCTCTCGTTGTTCGTGGAATTCTCTGTCGGTGACGGTGACGCTGATGCTATCGGTGCTGCTCCGCGGGCGGCTCAGATGCCCGCCGAGTACTTCATGCGCTTCTGCTTCTGGCGCTGGTTGCAGAACCAGACGCGGACCACGTTCTTCTTGAGGTCCAGCTTCTCGGCGATGGCGGCGATCTTCTCGGAGGAGGGCCGGGGCTGCAGGGCAAAATAGGCCTCCAGCGAGCGCTTCTCGGGGGCGGCGATGGAGGTCCGCTTGCGCTTCTTTTCCGCGCCGCTGAAGAGCTCGGGCTTGGCCAGCTTCTCGCGGTGCGACTTCTCGGCCTCCTCCAGCCACGCCTGCAGGATGGGTTTGAGGGCGATCATGTTGTTGTGGGAGAGGGTGAGGGACTCGAAGCGGCAGATGGTGCTCTGGCTGAGGGAGCCCACCCCCGGGATCTTCAGGTTGGCCAGCGCCGAGCCCACGTCGGCCTGGGTCACCCCCAGCTTGATGCGGCGCTGCTTGAAGCGCTCGGCAAAGGCCTCCAGGTCGCGGGGGTCGGCGTCCACGTCGCTCATGCAGCCCATGTGGGCCGGCAGCCCGTGGGCGTGGGCCATGCCCAGCGCCGCCGGGTGCATGGGGTTCATGCCGGCCATGTGCGGAGCGTGGCCCGGCGTGGAGACCACGGCGCCGTCGGGGGCCGCCATGGCCCCCAGCGCCAGCCCCGGCGTCAGGTGCTCCAAGAGTTCCCCCTCCAGCGCCTGGTGCggctggtggtggtggtggtggtggtggtgatggtggtggtgggtGCCCGACAGGGCGGACGGGTGGGAGATGGGcacggaggaggaggaggcggccgAGGTGCAGGGGATGGTGTTCATGGTGTGGTACGTGGCGTCCGGCTTGAAGGGGCTGTGGTGCGGcgggtggtggtggtggctcTTGCTCGGGGAGACGATGTCCACCGCTGCCAGGGCTTCGGCGCGGGCCAGCAGGCTCTCGTCCAGACCGCCGAATATATTGCTCTGCAATTGCAAATAGAAGGCACACATAACGCTCAGCAGGGAATTTGCCTCCCCGCGCACTCCGCCGTGCCACTAAAACCTTCCCAGCATGTTAAAAGAGAAAtcctggagaagggagggggggtggggtggtgggggggaggagaggagaggagaagagggagCGAGCGAGCGGGGCGAGGGAGCGGGCGCGGCGCGCAGCCGTTCGCTCAGAGGAGCCGCGGCAGGCGGgcggacggacggacggacggacacACGCACCAGCCGCACGCAGCATCCCAGGTCATAAAAATTAATACGAGCGGCAAGAGCCGCCGCATGCATAAGTTGGGCGAGCGCCCGGCGGCGCCGGGTGATTTGCTGCACGGCCATGAAAAAATCATCAGGCGGATCCGGGGGGCCGCCGAGGGGCTCCCCTTAAagcggggcggcgggcggcgggcaCCTACCGGAGGGGCGGGCAGGCAGGCCCGCCGCATCGCctccgcgccgccgccgctgccgccggaGCCCGAGCTGGagccggagccgccgctgccgccggggccggagccggagccggagccgcgTCCGGCAGAGCCGCCGGTGCcggtgctgctgggggagctggcggcgggggcggcggcgccggcggACGGACAGGGCGAGGCGGTGTGCAGGGCCGAGTACTTGGTTTCGTGGaggccgccgccgctgccgccgccgtGGGGGAGGCCGAAAGGCTGCTTGCTGCTCAGAGACATCATCATGGTgctcgccgccgccgcggcccgACCCGCCGGCAGCCGGCCGCCGGAGGAGGGCagggggcgcggggccgggggcccGAACCCCCCGGAAAAGCCACAGGAGCCCCGCGCCCCCACCCCCcgaaaaattaaaaaaaaaaaaaaatcccactcgCCCCCCAGCCGGCTGCCCGAGCCCCGCCGGGGACGAGAGGGAGAGGCGGCTCCGGCGAGTCGGGGATGCGCGGGATGCCCCCGCCCGCCTGCCTGCCCGCCCTGCGCCCGGGCGCTCGCCGCTGTCCGCCTCCGCTCCGGCGCCGGCCCTCGCCTCTCGCGAAGTGCCctccccgccgccgcgccgctGGGTTTTactctctcccctccctcccctcccctctcgCCTGTCACTACAGCCCAACTCCTCGGGAAGGGCCCTCCGCGCCTGCCTCCTCGGCCCCGGCCCCCTCCTCCGCCGCTCCCTGCCCGCCCCCCGCCGCTCCCACGCCCACGCGTGCTCCCGCACTCaccgccgcgccgcgccccgTCGCCTCCcggaaagggaagggaaagagccaaaaaggcagaaaaaaaaaaatcgaaagGAGGGGGAAGCGACCACCCCACCGCCTCAAATCCACCctccatgaaaagaaaaaaata
This genomic window contains:
- the POU4F2 gene encoding POU domain, class 4, transcription factor 2, which codes for MMMSLSSKQPFGLPHGGGSGGGLHETKYSALHTASPCPSAGAAAPAASSPSSTGTGGSAGRGSGSGSGPGGSGGSGSSSGSGGSGGGAEAMRRACLPAPPSNIFGGLDESLLARAEALAAVDIVSPSKSHHHHPPHHSPFKPDATYHTMNTIPCTSAASSSSVPISHPSALSGTHHHHHHHHHHHHQPHQALEGELLEHLTPGLALGAMAAPDGAVVSTPGHAPHMAGMNPMHPAALGMAHAHGLPAHMGCMSDVDADPRDLEAFAERFKQRRIKLGVTQADVGSALANLKIPGVGSLSQSTICRFESLTLSHNNMIALKPILQAWLEEAEKSHREKLAKPELFSGAEKKRKRTSIAAPEKRSLEAYFALQPRPSSEKIAAIAEKLDLKKNVVRVWFCNQRQKQKRMKYSAGI